In Novosphingobium resinovorum, the following are encoded in one genomic region:
- a CDS encoding Rieske (2Fe-2S) protein, with the protein MSETFHSVIAEADFPEEGKAAIMLGGWSVLIVKVEDGFRAVNDRCTHQAALLSPGRVRRGAIMCPLHGARFEAATGRCIGGAYADLRVFPLRIEGGMIEVAVPDEAPGPNERPVGA; encoded by the coding sequence ATGAGCGAAACCTTCCACTCCGTCATCGCCGAGGCCGACTTTCCCGAGGAAGGCAAGGCGGCGATCATGCTGGGCGGCTGGAGCGTGCTGATCGTCAAGGTCGAGGACGGCTTTCGCGCCGTGAACGACCGCTGCACCCATCAGGCGGCGCTGCTCTCGCCCGGCCGCGTGCGCCGCGGGGCGATCATGTGCCCGCTGCACGGCGCGCGCTTCGAAGCCGCGACCGGACGCTGCATCGGCGGCGCCTACGCGGACCTGCGCGTGTTCCCGCTGCGGATCGAGGGCGGGATGATCGAGGTGGCCGTGCCGGACGAGGCGCCGGGGCCGAACGAACGGCCGGTGGGGGCGTAA
- a CDS encoding nuclear transport factor 2 family protein — translation MPFTGPSEDRLAIRELLETYADAVTRRDAETWGATWAEDAEWSLPDYPELGTTKGRPAIVAMWIEAMKAYPGIMFEAWPGSVEVSGDSAVMRSYTSEVYDQDGITMRDRGVYEDTCVKIDGKWLFKSRSFRNIHRQHAPRGV, via the coding sequence ATGCCCTTCACCGGCCCGTCCGAGGACCGCCTCGCCATTCGTGAACTGCTTGAGACTTATGCCGATGCGGTGACCCGCCGTGATGCCGAAACCTGGGGCGCGACATGGGCCGAAGATGCGGAATGGTCGCTGCCGGACTATCCGGAACTCGGCACCACCAAGGGCCGTCCGGCGATCGTCGCGATGTGGATAGAGGCGATGAAGGCTTATCCCGGCATCATGTTCGAGGCATGGCCCGGCTCGGTCGAGGTCAGCGGCGATAGCGCGGTGATGCGCAGCTACACCTCCGAGGTCTACGACCAGGACGGGATCACCATGCGCGATCGCGGCGTCTATGAGGACACTTGCGTCAAGATCGACGGCAAGTGGCTGTTCAAGAGCCGCTCGTTCCGCAACATCCACCGCCAGCACGCCCCGCGCGGGGTTTAG
- a CDS encoding NADP-dependent oxidoreductase: MGKVRQILLARRPDGMPVPEDFTLAEAEMPEPGDGEFLVAMRVGSVDPAIRGFLDDRPSYIEPVALGAPINGMSLGEVVQSNNADYPVGTFVRAFATWQDHYILSGESWGLETVHQQPGTDLHHYMGALGPVGLTAWVGLFAVGEAKAGETVLVSAAAGATGSTVGQIAKAKGCRVIGIVGSPEKAEVIRELGFDAAIDYRATPDIAAEIAKVAPEGIDVYFDNVGGEMLEAILPLMRLHGRVAVCGMIGQYNDADHPYGVKTLWQLVVNRIKMQGFITYDYPQVLAEAQAELDQWVAEGKLRPLANLRDGFENLPAAFIDLMSGRTIGKTLVCI, encoded by the coding sequence ATGGGAAAGGTAAGACAGATATTGCTGGCGCGGCGCCCCGACGGGATGCCGGTGCCCGAGGACTTCACACTCGCGGAGGCGGAGATGCCCGAGCCGGGTGACGGTGAGTTCCTGGTGGCCATGCGGGTCGGGTCGGTGGACCCGGCGATCCGCGGCTTCCTCGACGACCGGCCCAGCTACATCGAGCCGGTCGCGCTGGGTGCGCCGATCAACGGCATGTCGCTTGGCGAGGTCGTGCAGTCCAACAATGCGGATTACCCGGTCGGGACGTTTGTGCGCGCCTTCGCCACGTGGCAGGATCACTATATCCTCTCGGGCGAGAGCTGGGGGCTGGAGACGGTGCACCAGCAGCCGGGCACGGATCTTCACCACTACATGGGCGCCCTCGGCCCGGTCGGCCTGACCGCGTGGGTGGGCCTCTTCGCGGTGGGTGAGGCCAAGGCGGGCGAGACCGTGCTGGTCAGCGCCGCCGCCGGGGCGACGGGTTCGACGGTGGGTCAGATCGCCAAGGCCAAGGGATGCCGGGTGATCGGCATCGTCGGTTCTCCGGAGAAGGCCGAAGTCATCCGCGAACTCGGTTTCGACGCCGCGATCGACTATCGCGCCACGCCCGACATCGCCGCCGAGATCGCGAAAGTCGCGCCCGAGGGGATCGACGTCTATTTCGACAACGTCGGCGGCGAGATGCTGGAAGCGATCCTGCCGCTGATGCGCCTCCACGGGCGCGTCGCGGTGTGCGGCATGATCGGCCAGTACAATGATGCCGATCACCCTTACGGCGTCAAGACGCTGTGGCAACTGGTGGTGAACCGCATCAAGATGCAGGGCTTCATCACGTACGATTATCCGCAGGTACTGGCCGAGGCGCAGGCGGAGCTGGACCAGTGGGTGGCCGAAGGAAAGCTGCGCCCTCTCGCCAATCTGCGCGACGGGTTCGAGAACCTGCCCGCCGCCTTCATCGACCTCATGTCCGGCCGTACCATCGGCAAGACGCTGGTTTGCATCTGA